The following are from one region of the Raphanus sativus cultivar WK10039 unplaced genomic scaffold, ASM80110v3 Scaffold1923, whole genome shotgun sequence genome:
- the LOC130504979 gene encoding uncharacterized protein LOC130504979: protein MVFHVACPITCRKICDCLLGFPRTLHGKEDVFLNDIHSLHSFLRDPFDAGVSKEGTVQIQVPKLALFDAVAVGDDSEVKVAPPSTLSKRTVLLLKKKKKVDEDSAANPDSDDVVVPVTEINGEDHHDHHSARITCHMCYIVEVGKSERAKMLSCKCCGKKYHRTCLMSWSQHRDLFDWSSWACPYCRTCEGCGTSGDPKKLMFCKRCDDAYHCDCQQPRHKTVTSGPYLCPKHTKCYSCGSKVPGNGQSLRWFLGHTCCDACGRLFSKGNYCPVCLKVYRDSEATPMVCCDYCQRWVHCTCDGISDERYMQFQVDGHLQYKCSTCRGESYQIKDLEDAAKEIWRRKDIEDKELIASLRASARVVEQTGGAPLRVLRIKSNKSQDSESEKFGKNSPEPPNPVKGKKLVISIGPRKAEASKSKGKHGEVQSEQRSLLGKCNEEKRGLDTCKGRGGDSNGGQQQEELQKDSRPLLKLKIKQHHLHHPERQQEEREAPRIVYERSKSGKGHRSKRKRASSSSSPPPPTAEKSGFNEDEDASLSRDESLLDEMLDASWILKKLGKDAKGKKVQIHDASDDSWEKGVVSEVGGASKLMVTLENGEVKRVELGKQGVRFIPQKQKRMRT from the exons ATGGTCTTTCACGTAGCTTGTCCAATCACTTg CCGGAAAATTTGTGACTGCTTGTTGGGGTTTCCTCGGACACTTCATGGCAAAGAAGATGTGTTCCTCAACGACATACACTCTCTCCACAGCTTCCTGCGAGACCCTTTCGATGCTGGCGTTTCCAAAGAAGGTACCGTTCAGATCCAAGTGCCTAAGCTCGCTCTATTCGATGCTGTTGCGGTTGGGGATGATTCGGAGGTGAAGGTTGCTCCTCCATCGACACTAAGCAAACGGACTGTGCTgctgctgaagaagaagaagaaggtagaTGAGGATTCTGCTGCGAATCCTGACTCTGACGACGTGGTG GTTCCTGTCACGGAGATCAATGGAGAAGATCATCATGACCATCACAGCGCACGTATTACATGTCACATGTGCTATATTGTTGAAGTTGGGAAGAGTGAGAGAGCAAAGATGCTTTCTTGCAAATGCTGCGGCAAGAAGTATCATAGAACCTGCTTGATGTCTTGGTCTCAACATAGAG ATTTATTTGATTGGAGCTCTTGGGCTTGTCCCTATTGCCGAACCTGTGAG gGCTGTGGAACTTCAGGGGATCCAAAGAAGTTGATGTTCTGCAAAAGATGTGATGATGCCTATCATTGTGATTGCCAACAACCTCGACACAAG ACGGTTACTTCTGGACCCTATTTGTGTCCTAAACACACCAAGTGTTACAGCTGTGGGTCTAAAGTCCCTGGGAATGGACAGAGCTTACG GTGGTTTTTGGGCCATACTTGCTGTGATGCTTGTGGAAGGCTGTTTAGTAAGGGAAACTATTGTCCTGTATGTTTGAAG GTTTACAGGGACTCGGAAGCAACACCAATGGTCTGTTGTGACTATTGCCAACGCTGGGTTCATTGCACGTGTGATGGAATCAG CGATGAAAGATATATGCAGTTTCAAGTGGATGGGCATCTTCAATATAAATGTTCTACTTGTCGCGGAGAAAGCTACCAG ATCAAGGATCTTGAGGATGCTGCAAAGGAAATTTGGAGGCGAAAAGATATTGAGGATAAAGAGCTAATCGCTAGCCTGAGAGCTAGTGCACGAGTTGTTGAGCAAACTGGTGGTGCCCCATTGAGAGTTCTCAGGATAAAAAGTAACAAGTCTCAAGATTCAGAGAGTGAGAAATTTGGAAAAAACTCTCCAGAGCCGCCGAACCCTGTGAAGGGCAAAAAACTGGTGATAAGTATAGGCCCTCGAAAGGCAGAAGCCTCCAAATCCAAAG GAAAGCATGGGGAAGTTCAATCAGAGCAACGAAGCTTGTTAGGAAAGTGTAACGAAGAAAAGAGAGGGTTGGACACATGTAAGGGTAGAGGAGGAGATTCAAATGGTGGCCAACAACAAGAGGAGTTGCAAAAAGATTCAAGACCATTGctgaaactgaaaataaaacagcatcatcttcatcatccggAGAGGCAACAAGAAGAGCGAGAAGCCCCTAGAATTGTATACGAGAGAAGTAAGTCTGGGAAAGGGCATAGGTCTAAGAGAAAGagagcatcatcatcatcgtcaccACCACCTCCAACAGCTGAGAAATCAGGGTtcaatgaagatgaagatgcgTCGCTGTCACGTGACGAGAGTTTGTTGGACGAGATGCTTGATGCTAGTTGGATTCTGAAGAAGTTGGGGAAGGATGCAAAAGGGAAAAAAGTTCAAATACACGATGCCTCGGATGATTCATG ggAGAAAGGAGTGGTAAGTGAAGTAGGAGGGGCATCGAAGTTGATGGTGACGCTTGAGAATGGAGAAGTAAAGAGAGTGGAGCTAGGAAAGCAAGGGGTTAGATTCATTCCTCAGAAGCAAAAGAGGATGAGGACGTGA
- the LOC108853850 gene encoding uncharacterized protein LOC108853850, with amino-acid sequence MLELFFTIAFSAAPLTLYIPPIRCLTMFVETMEEMGTEGRVYSRRVFPRARMAWSRLLDCFFSSSPPPPPPPSRRP; translated from the coding sequence ATGTTGGAGCTGTTTTTCACGATAGCGTTCTCGGCGGCGCCGTTAACGTTGTACATACCTCCGATAAGATGTTTGACGATGTTCGTGGAGACGATGGAGGAGATGGGAACGGAAGGTAGGGTTTATAGCAGGAGAGTCTTCCCTCGCGCCAGAATGGCTTGGTCTCGCCTTCTCGattgcttcttctcctcttctcctcctcctcctcctcctccttctcgcCGTCCTTAA
- the LOC108853849 gene encoding putative lipid-transfer protein DIR1, translating into MMMRPMRVGLAMALLLMTITVLTTIATAQQQEDQQPPPPMLPVEEVGMCSRTFFSALVQLIPCRAAVAPFSPIPPTESCCAAVVTLGRPCLCLLANGPPLSGIDRSMALQLPQRCFANFPPCDVIN; encoded by the coding sequence ATGATGATGAGACCCATGAGAGTTGGTTTAGCAATGGCACTACTGCTCATGACCATAACCGTTCTTACTACCATAGCCACAGCACAGCAGCAAGAGGACCAGCAACCACCTCCACCGATGTTGCCAGTGGAAGAAGTGGGAATGTGCAGCAGAACATTCTTTTCGGCTCTGGTTCAGCTGATACCGTGTAGAGCAGCAGTGGCTCCTTTCAGCCCGATCCCACCAACGGAGTCGTGTTGCGCTGCGGTTGTCACACTTGGTCGTCCTTGTCTTTGCCTCCTCGCCAATGGACCTCCACTCTCAGGCATTGACCGATCCATGGCTCTTCAGCTTCCTCAGAGATGCTTTGCTAATTTCCCTCCTTGCGATGTCATTAACTAG
- the LOC108853848 gene encoding uncharacterized protein At3g52155, chloroplastic, with translation MLSFQSPPSPFFFSGHQNRTTTSYSPRASTELTSSPSSSLISRRLILLRHAHSSWDHLSLKDHDRPLTKTGQADAAKVAQILSSLGWLPQLILSSDATRTKETLKSMQAQVDGFMEANVHFIPSFYSIAAMDGQTADHLHHIISKYSSPDITTVMCMGHNKGWEEAASMLSGASVKLKTCNAALLHAFGNSWDDAFSLAGPGGWKLEGIVAPDTTICV, from the exons ATGCTGAGCTTCCAGTCTCCACCatctcctttcttcttctccggCCACCAAAACCGGACCACGACTTCTTACTCTCCTCGTGCATCCACCGAACtaacttcttctccttcttcatcacTAATCTCTCGCCGTCTCATCCTTCTCCGTCACGCTCACAGTTCCTGGGACCATCTTTCCCTCAAAG ACCATGACCGTCCTCTTACTAAGACCGGACAAGCCGATGCTGCTAAAGTTGCTCAAATCCTCTCCTCACTCGGCTGGCTTCCCCAACTCATCCTCTCAAG CGACGCGACTCGGACCAAGGAGACGCTGAAGTCAATGCAAGCGCAAGTCGATGGCTTTATGGAGGCGAATGTACATTTCATCCCTAGCTTCTACTCCATCGCCGCTATGGACGGCCAAACCGCCGACCATCTTCACCACATCATCTCCAAATACTCATCCCCTGACATCACCACTGTCAT GTGTATGGGGCATAATAAGGGATGGGAAGAAGCAGCCTCCATGCTCTCTGGTGCTTCCGTAAAGCTGAAAACTTGCAATGCTGCTTTGCTTCATGCTTTTGGCAACTCCTGGGATGAT GCTTTCTCTCTGGCTGGACCTGGTGGTTGGAAACTTGAGGGCATTGTGGCTCCAGATACCACCATTTGTGTCTAA
- the LOC108853843 gene encoding 3-ketoacyl-CoA synthase 15, whose protein sequence is MKKEVTKMMNGGGVESKPPKGFPDFLGSVNLKYLKLGYIYLLSLSNTFCFFLPPLLLLFIFVSRFLPLLVYPLSIFLLLLLYHFLTPSSVFLLDFSCYRPPDHFKITKSDFIELAMKSGNFNETSIELQRKVLEQSGIGEESYMPRVVFKPGHKLNLRDGREEAAMVIFGAIDELLAATKINVKHIKILVLNCGVLNTTPSLSAMVINHYKLRHNTESYNLGGMGCGAGIIAVDLAKDLLNAHQGSYALVVSTEIVSFTWYSGNDVTLLPPNGSFRMGAAAVMLSSRRIDKWRSKYQLMQLVRTHKGMDDASYKSMELREDKEGKQGLYVSKDVMEVARHALRANIATLRRLEPCFQHICVLATSKTALDEIQKDLKLSEENMEASRQTLERFGNTSSSSVWYELAYLEHKGKMKRGDTVWQVGFGSGFKCNSVVWKALKNIEPPRHNNNPWRNL, encoded by the exons ATGAAAAAAGAGGTAACAAAGATGATGAATGGTGGTGGAGTTGAGTCAAAACCACCCAAAGGCTTTCCTGATTTCCTCGGCTCTGTGAATTTGAAATACCTGAAGCTTGGCTACATTTACTTGCTCTCTCTTTCcaacaccttctgcttctttcttcctcctcttctccttctcttcaTCTTTGTTTCTCGGTTCCTCCCACTCTTGGTTTATCCTTTATCCATCttcttgcttcttctccttTACCACTTCCTCACTCCTTCCTCTGTTTTCCTTCTTGATTTCTCATGTTACCGTCCACCTGATCATTTCAAG aTCACGAAAAGCGACTTCATCGAGCTGGCAATGAAGTCTGGCAACTTCAACGAGACTTCCATCGAGCTCCAAAGAAAAGTTTTGGAGCAATCAGGCATAGGAGAGGAGAGCTACATGCCGAGAGTGGTCTTCAAGCCTGGCCACAAACTCAACCTCCGTGATGGACGCGAAGAAGCAGCGATGGTCATCTTCGGAGCCATCGACGAGCTTCTCGCGGCCACCAAGATCAACGTGAAGCATATCAAGATCCTGGTCCTCAACTGCGGAGTCCTCAACACCACGCCTTCTCTCTCGGCGATGGTGATCAACCACTACAAGCTGAGGCACAACACGGAGAGCTACAACCTCGGTGGTATGGGGTGCGGCGCCGGAATCATAGCGGTTGATTTAGCCAAAGATCTTTTGAACGCTCACCAAGGCTCTTACGCTTTGGTTGTGAGCACTGAGATAGTTAGCTTCACTTGGTACTCAGGCAATGACGTCACGCTGCTCCCGCCGAATGGTTCTTTCCGGATGGGAGCAGCTGCGGTCATGCTCTCTAGCCGGCGTATCGATAAATGGCGCTCGAAATATCAGCTTATGCAGCTGGTGAGAACACATAAAGGCATGGACGACGCAAGCTACAAGAGCATGGAGTTGAGAGAAGACAAGGAAGGAAAACAAGGACTGTACGTATCAAAAGATGTGATGGAAGTCGCTAGACATGCACTCAGAGCAAACATCGCAACGCTTCGTCGTCTCGAGCCTTGTTTCCAGCATATATGCGTGCTGGCGACGAGCAAGACGGCTCTCGACGAGATTCAGAAGGATCTCAAACTGAGTGAAGAGAACATGGAGGCGTCGAGGCAGACGCTGGAACGTTTTGGGAATACGTCGAGCAGCAGCGTGTGGTACGAGCTGGCTTACTTGGAACACAAGGGGAAGATGAAAAGAGGAGACACGGTTTGGCAGGTCGGTTTCGGGTCAGGGTTTAAATGCAACAGTGTTGTATGGAAAGCCTTGAAAAACATTGAACCTCCAAGACACAATAACAACCCATGGAGGAATCTCTGA